The following proteins come from a genomic window of Heyndrickxia acidicola:
- a CDS encoding LacI family DNA-binding transcriptional regulator: MATIKEVAKEAGVSVATVSRVLNGNGYVHEDTRKAVDAAIKKLDYRPNEIARSLFNRKSKLIGLVIPDITNPFFPELARGVEDFLQEQGYRLIIGNSDENREKEINYIETFIQHNVIGMISTSGEDTSLWEALKIPVVLLDRVTENYPSVYADQAGGGRLAAEILLARGSNNITLLRGPQHVRTAQERFLAALDVLGRSNAVFQVVNTSFSFKGANETAKQLFDMYPETDGIVASNDIVASAVLREALKRGKNIPENLQIVGFDDIPVCELLYPALSTIHQPAYQMGAEAAKLLIENILHSSNEAKQIVLPVSFKERETTRKVEM, encoded by the coding sequence ATGGCAACGATTAAAGAGGTGGCAAAGGAAGCGGGCGTTTCGGTCGCTACGGTTTCCCGCGTATTAAATGGCAATGGATATGTACACGAAGATACGAGGAAAGCGGTGGATGCTGCTATTAAAAAGCTTGACTACCGCCCAAATGAGATAGCCCGTTCTCTTTTTAACCGGAAATCGAAGCTGATCGGCCTTGTGATACCAGATATAACGAATCCCTTTTTTCCAGAGCTTGCAAGAGGAGTCGAGGACTTTTTACAGGAGCAGGGGTACCGTTTGATCATTGGTAACAGCGATGAAAATAGAGAAAAAGAAATCAATTATATAGAAACCTTCATACAGCATAATGTGATCGGCATGATCAGTACCAGCGGCGAAGACACAAGCCTTTGGGAAGCTTTGAAAATTCCCGTTGTTCTTTTGGACAGGGTTACTGAGAATTATCCTTCCGTTTATGCAGATCAAGCAGGAGGCGGAAGGCTTGCCGCCGAGATCCTGCTTGCCCGCGGGAGTAACAATATCACGTTACTCAGAGGACCGCAGCATGTCCGTACCGCTCAAGAAAGGTTTCTTGCTGCTCTAGATGTGCTAGGAAGGTCGAATGCCGTCTTTCAAGTAGTCAATACCTCCTTTTCCTTTAAAGGGGCAAATGAGACAGCGAAACAGCTATTTGACATGTATCCTGAAACCGATGGAATCGTGGCTTCTAACGATATTGTGGCTTCTGCTGTTCTCAGGGAGGCCCTTAAGAGAGGGAAAAATATTCCTGAAAATTTGCAGATCGTTGGTTTTGATGATATTCCGGTTTGTGAACTGCTTTACCCGGCTCTTTCGACCATTCATCAGCCTGCATATCAAATGGGTGCTGAAGCAGCCAAGCTATTAATTGAAAATATTCTTCATTCATCCAATGAAGCGAAGCAAATTGTATTGCCCGTTTCATTTAAAGAAAGAGAAACAACCAGAAAGGTGGAGATGTAA